TTTCCCTTCAATTTGAAAGCACTGGGTTCCCCGTTTACTGAGAGATTTTCTTTCTAGGATTTCATTAATCACCCTTCCTTGAGCTGCTGTGTGGTCTCTGAGAAGATTTTCAATCTCCAGTTCAATGTTTCTTTCTCTGCAGGGCTGATAGTCCAGCTGTGACAGTGTGTCTTGCCACATCTTTCCAAAGgcagtttgcagttccttgtcaccCAACTCCTGATTTGACCCTTTACACTTTAATAAAAGCTCCTTGACCTGTTGTTCGATCTTCTGGTGAAATTTATTCCAGATATCATCCACTTCCTGCAGTCCCACACGTCTGTTCACAGCATCCCTACATCTCTGCATTGAATCGTACTGAAGCCGTGTACATAAACTGGAGATGCTGAGTTTGAACTCCTCCCTGTATTTCTCCATCAGCTGGACGTTATCAGCCCCACTTTCAAACAGAGCTTTTAGTTTATCCAGAGTCTCACCCTCCCTTTTGTTAATCTCCCTCCTGATCTCACGTTCCAGTGTTTGGAGCAGTTGGTTGAGGTCACCACTGGCATTGTTTACTCTGTTTTCAGCCTCATTTCCCCAGGAGTGTGTATATTTGCGGAGCTCCCACTCCCAGCCCTTGTACATCACAGAGAGCTGGTTGTAAGCCTCTGCGAACAGACTGTTCTGGAAGCAGAAAATGAAATTCTCATGTTTCACCTGCTCCCAGAGCCCAGTCACCCATTTGGTGAAGTCTGGGATTGTGAGAGCTCCTTGTTCTGCTTTCCCTTTGAGTAAACATTGAATGAGACTGTTCTTCAGTTGGAAGACGTGTTCACTGTAGCCAGTGTTGACGGCAGCCATTGGGGGCGTACCTTGCCACAGACCAGGGATGTACCAGTTGTCCTTGTCAGCATCGTACTCCATCACATCACAGAACGTTACTCCCTCCAGCTTCTCCAGTTTTGCTGCAGCCTCTGTCATCTTATCCAGCTGTTCCAGGAGTTTCTGACGGCCTCTCAGATTCTGATCGTGTGCACTCACATCCCCAACATTCTGGTGGACAAATATACACTTTGGTCTTTTCCCCGTCAGTTTCATACGGAGTAAGGAATGAACGACAATCTGTAAAATATCTTTCATCTCTGCGATGTTTTCCATGCCTATGTTTACCAACGTTATGTTGCTTAATCCCACCACGAATGTTGCCAGCTCATTGTCGTGTTCATAGCTGTCTGTTAGTGTTGCAAGTTCTGGAGCTCTCAACCCCTCCGTGTCAATGACCAGGATGAAGTCACAGCCCAGCTCCTCCGCCAGGCTCCCTGTGACCTTCATCAGCTGCATGTAGGCCCCTCGAGTACATCTGCCGCTGCTCACAGCAAACCGCAAACAGAACATTGTATTGAGGAGCGTGGACTTGCCCGTGCTCTGAACTCCAATCACTGTCAGCACAAACACTCGGGAAGCACGTCCCACCTTCTCAGCCACTGCTTCCAGTACAGCAGTGATCCATGAAACAGGAACGTTGGAGACGTCTCCATCAATGAGCTCCAGTGGGAACCCATCCAGCAACAGTTCAGCAGCAACACCCGGTAACTGAAGCACATGCGGGTGGATCTGTGTTTGTTGCTTGATGTTGTGTTGTGTCACTGAGAGTTCATAAACCTGGCCCAGTTCTCTCATGAAATGCTCAAGTCCCAGGGAACTATCAGTCATCTTCTGATCCATGTCCTTCAGCTCCTTGACCTTCTGCATTGAGTCTTTGCTCAGTTCTTTATAATCCCTGCGCAACCCTGCCATGATTTCCCTTGATTTACTGTCCAGCATCAGCTTCAGCCACTGCAAGGAAATGGCCCTGTCATCCCCACAAGGACCAGTGAGGTGGTCAATGAACATCTGCATCTCCTCCGACAGGCTCTGTCTGAGCTGAGTTTCCCGGATTCTTTTCTTCTCTTGGTCCAGCTCGTGGTTATACGTCTCTGTGCTTCTGTCCCCACGGAGTTTCATCCGACACTTCTCTTTCTCAACTTTAGACAGCCCTTGCCAGGGCTCTCCATGAAAGGGCAGCACTCTCTTTTTATACCCAGTGATGTCTGCTGGGTCAAGACTGCCCAGTATTTTGGTCAGGTCCTTGGCCCGTTGTATTTCAGGCTGATGTTCATCGACCTGAATCCCACTTTCcctcgcaatgtcacccatttgttCCAGACTCAGGAAGCTCTGGTCCCTGTCCCTCATTAGAATCACTTGTTCTATCTGAGAACGTAGTTTTTCCACAAGTTTGGCCTCGTTTACATTTGTCCGAACAATGCATTGTTGAGGTTGTAACTTCAGATCTTTGAACAGTTTCTTTACCTGCTCAGGGGTGATGTGTTTCTCACTGATGTGAGTGTTCACTATCAGAAAGAGTTTTGCCGGTGACTGTGCGAGAGAGGTGAGGAATTCTCTTTCCGTCTCACCGATAacgtcaatgaaaataaagagagcagcagagacttttgccagaaaccgagtgtgtccctggtaagtttcagcatcacctcggaggttgatgaatgcagcagcctctgggaaaatgtccgtgttgctcttcccagaaggtagataccagctgatctcagccatcccatccgatatcccacggggcacattcccacattccatcccggagtgcaggaagatgttctgctgcagctgggtctggctcaaggtgagattgaggactctggatttggacaccgtgcaccttccgagtctgaggaaggagacCGTTGGCATGGGTGCTGTCACGATGGGCATCTCCACAAAGCGGCTGCTCCCTGGGGGAAGATTGTGGGCACCACATTTTAACAATGGGCCTCATGGCCCAGAGGAGAAGGGTGGCACCAGGCCCTTCCATGGGTCCCCTCACCTTGTCCCTGGGGTAACTGTGCCCTTCCGGCAGCAGAAAGGGCAATGCAAGTTggcacagagacatcttcagcatcagttcctgttggagagagtggtcggcacaaaggaaaatggcagcaatgaTATCCAGAGGGTTCATCCCAGAATCTCCTGGCCCTTGTGCAAGAAACAAATAGCTGAAATCTTCTACGTCATCGTTGTTGTCTTTTGAAGACTGAGCAGGGGGCCATTCAGGATTCCTCGCCAGTGAATTAGCTGAGAGGATCATTTGGAGAAATCGCCAAGGAAGATCTTCTGGTCGAGTTGGTTTGCTGTTGTCCAGTTTATCCCAGGATACCTCCCGCATGGACACCAGTGACAGTTTGTGAGGATAATGATCCTGTAAACCCAAATCCCTCACTAGTTGTAGGGGGCTCTGATTTTCAGCCTGGTTATTTCCAGCTGGTGGAACATCAATCATTCCCTCTGGGAGACCTGGTGAATGTTGGTGACATGGATCCTCTGGTTCCCTGCCGTCTCCAGGGTCGGCCTCTCTCTGTGGTTTGGACGTCAGGTCCTTGGCCAGTTGTATTTCAGGCTGATGTTCATCGACCTGAATCCCACTTTCCCTCGCAATGTCAGCCATTTGTTCCAGACTCAGGAAGCTCTGGTCCCCGTCACTCCTGGGAATTACTTGTTTTATCTGAGAACGTAGTTTTTCCACAAATTTGTTCTCGTTTACATTTGTCCGAACAATGCATTGTTGAGGTTGTAACTTCAGATCTTTGAACAGTTTGTTTACCTGCTCAGGGGTGATGTGTTTCTCACTGATGTGAGTGTTCACTATCAGAATGAGTTTTGCCGGTGACTGTGCGAGAGAGGTGAGGAATTCTCTTTCCGTCTCACCGATAacgtcaatgaaaataaagagagcAGCAGAGACTTTTGCCAGAAACCGAGTGTGTCCCTGGTAAGTTTCAGCATCACCTCGGAGGTTGATGAATGCAGCAGCCTCTGGGAAAATGTCCGTGTTGCTCTTCCCAGAAGGTAGATACCAGCTGATCTCCGCCATCCCATCCGATATCCCACGGAGCACATTCCCACATTCCAtcccggagtgcaggaagatgttctgctgcagctgggtctggctcaaggtgagattgaggactctggatttggacaccgtgcaccttccgagtctgaggaaggagacAGTTGGCACGGGTGCTGTCACGATGGGCATCTCCACAAAGCGGCTGCTCCCTGTGGGAGATTGTGGGCACCACATTTTAACAATGGGCCTCATGGCCCAGAGGAGAAGGGTGGCACCAGGCCCTTCCATGGGTCCCCTCACCTTGTCCCTGGGGTAACTGTGCCCTTCCGGAAGCAGAAAGGGCAATGCAAGTTggcacagagacatcttcagcatcagttcctgctggagagagtggtcggcacagaggaaaatggcagcaatgaTATCCAGAGGGTTCATCCCAGAATCTACCGGCCCTTGTGCTTGAATGAAATGGCTGAAATCGTCTACGTCATCGTTGTTGTCTTTTGAAGACTGAGCAGGGGGCCATTCAGGATTCCTCGCCAGTGAATTAGCTGAGAGGATCATTTGGAGAAATCTCCAAGGAAGATCTTCGTGTCGAGTTGGTTTGCTGTTGTCCAGTTTATCCCAGGATACCTCCCGCATGGACACCAGTGAGAGTTTGTGGGGATAATGATCCTGTAAACCCAAATCCCTCACTAGTTGTGGAGGGATCCGATTTTCTGCCTGGTTATTTCCAGTTGGTGCAATACCAATCATTCCCTCTGGGAGACCTGGTGAATGCCGGTGACATGGATCCTCTGATTCCCTGCCGTCTCCAGGGTCGGCCTCTCTCTGTGGTTTGGATGTCAGGTCCTTGGCCCGTTGTATTTCAGGGTGATGTTCATCGACCTGAATCCCACTTTCcctcgcaatgtcacccatttgttCCAGACTCAGGAAGTTCTGGTCCCCGTCACTCCTGGGAATCACTTGTTTTATCTGAGAACGTAGTTTTTCCACAAGTTCGGCCTCGTTTACATTTGTCCGAACAATGCATTGTTGAGGTTGTAACTTCAGATCTTTGAACAGTTTCTTTACCTGCTCAGGGGTGATGTGTTGCTGACTGATGTAAGTGGTCACTATCAGAAAGAGTTTTGCCGGTGACTGTGCGAGAGAGGTGAGGAATTCTCTTTCCGTCTCACCGATAACGTCAGTGAAAACAAAGAGAGCAGCAGAGACTTTTGCCAGAAACCGAGTGTGTCCCTGGTAAGTTTCAGCATCACCTCGGAGGTTGATGAATGAGGCAGCCTCTGGGAAAATGTCCGTGTTGCTCTTCCCAGAAGGTAGATACCAGCTGATCTCCGCCATCCCATCCGATATCCCACGGAGCACATTCCCACATTCCAtcccggagtgcaggaagatgttctgctgcagctgggtctggctcaaggtgagattgaggactctggatttggacaccgtgcaccttccgagtctgaggaaggagacAGCTGGCACGGGTGCTGTCACGATGGGCATCTCCACAACGCGGCTGCTCCCTGTGGGAGATTGTGGGCACCACATTTTAACAATGGGCCTCATGGCCCAGAGGAGAAGGGTGGCACCAGGCCCTTCCATGGGTCCCCTCACCTTGTCCCTGGGGTAACTGTGCCCTTCCGGCAGCAGAAAGGGCAATGCAAGTTggcacagagacatcttcagcatcagttcctgttggagagagtggtcggcacagaggaaaatggcagcaatgaTATCCAGAGGGTTCATTCCAGAATCTCCTGGCCCTTTCACTTCAAATAAATCACTGAAGTCTTTATCGTCACT
This genomic window from Rhinoraja longicauda isolate Sanriku21f unplaced genomic scaffold, sRhiLon1.1 Scf000670, whole genome shotgun sequence contains:
- the LOC144591200 gene encoding LOW QUALITY PROTEIN: uncharacterized protein LOC144591200 (The sequence of the model RefSeq protein was modified relative to this genomic sequence to represent the inferred CDS: inserted 1 base in 1 codon; deleted 1 base in 1 codon) codes for the protein MESVSSTLNSWSGNLNTPQLVRNLGLQDHYPHKLSLVSMREVSWDKLDDSKPTRPEELPWQYLQMILSANSLARNPEWPPAQSTDGHSSDDKDFSDLFEVKGPGDSGMNPLDIIAAIFLCADHSLQQELMLKMSLCQLALPFLLPEGHSYPRDKVRGPMEGPGATLLLWAMRPIVKMWCPQSPTGSSRVVEMPIVTAPVPTVSFLRLGRCTVSKSRVLNLTLSQTQLQQNIFLHSGMECGNVPRGISDGMAEISWYLPSGKSNTDILPEXAAFINLRGDAETYQGHTRFLAKVSAALFVFTDVIGETEREFLTSLAQSPAKLFLIVTTCISEQHINPEQVKKLFKDLKLQPQQCIVRTNVNEAELVEKLRSQIKQVIPRSDGDQNFLSLEQMGDIARESGIQVDEHHPEIQRAKDLTSKPQREADPGDGRESEDPCHRHSPGLPEGMIGIAPTGNNQAENRIPPQLVRDLGLQDHYPHKLSLVSMREVSWDKLDNSKPTRYEDLPWRFLQMILSANSLARNPEWPPAQSSKDNNDDVDDFSHFIQAQGPVDSGMNPLDIIAAIFLCADHSLQQELMLKMSLCQLALPFLLPEGHSYPRDKVRGPMEGPGATLLLWAMRPIVKMWCPQSPTGSSRFVEMPIVTAPVPTVSFLRLGRCTVSKSRVLNLTLSQTQLQQNIFLHSGMECGNVLRGISDGMAEISWYLPSGKSNTDIFPEAAAFINLRGDAETYQGHTRFLAKVSAALFVFTDVIGETEREFLTSLAQSPAKLFLIVNTYISEQHITPEQVKKLFKDLKLQPQQCIVRTNVNEAELVEKLRSQIKQVIPRSDGDQNFLSLEQMGDIARESGIQVDEHHPEIQRAKDLTSKPQREADPGDGRESEDPCHRHSPGLPEGMIGIAPTGNNQAENRIPPQLVRDLGLQDHYPHKLSLVSMREVSWDKLDDSKPTRHEDLPWRFLQMILSANSLARNPEWPPAQSSKDNNDDVDDFSHFIQAQGPVDSGMNPLDIIAAIFLCADHSLQQELMLKMSLCQLALPFLLPEGHSYPRDKVRGPMEGPGATLLLWAMRPIVKMWCPQSPTGSSRFVEMPIVTAPVPTVSFLRLGRCTVSKSRVLNLTLSQTQLQQNIFLHSGMECGNVLRGISDGMAEISWYLPSGKSNTDIFPEAAAFINLRGDAETYQGHTRFLAKVSAALFIFIDVIGETEREFLTSLAQSPAKLFLIVNTYISEQHITPEQVKKLFKDLKLQPQQCIVRTNVNENKFVEKLRSQIKQVIPRSDGDQSFLSLEQMADIARESGIQVDEHQPEIQLAKDLTSKPQREADPGDGREPEDPCHQHSPGLPEGMIDVPPAGNNQAENQSPLQLVRDLGLQDHYPHKLSLVSMREVSWDKLDDSKPTRPEELPWQYLQMILSANSLARNPEWPPAQSTDGHSSDDKDFSDLFEVKGPGDSGMNPLDIIAAIFLCADHSLQQELMLKMSLCQLALPFLLPEGHSYPRDKVRGPMEGPGATLLLWAMRPIVKMWCPQSPTGSSRVVEMPIVTAPVPAVSFLRLGRCTVSKSRVLNLTLSQTQLQQNIFLHSGMECGNVLRGISDGMAEISWYLPSGKSNTDIFPEAASFINLRGDAETYQGHTRFLAKVSAALFVFTDVIGETEREFLTSLAQSPAKLFLIVTTYISQQHITPEQVKKLFKDLKLQPQQCIVRTNVNEAELVEKLRSQIKQVIPRSDGDQNFLSLEQMGDIARESGIQVDEHHPEIQRAKDLTSKPQREADPGDGRESEDPCHRHSPGLPEGMIGIAPTGNNQAENRIPPQLVRDLGLQDHYPHKLSLVSMREVSWDKLDNSKPTRHEDLPWRFLQMILSANSLARNPEWPPAQSSKDNNDDVDDFSHFIQAQGPVDSGMNPLDIIAAIFLCADHSLQQELMLKMSLCQLALPFLLPEGHSYPRDKVRGPMEGPGATLLLWAMRPIVKMWCPQSPTGSSRFVEMPIVTAPVPTVSFLRLGRCTVSKSRVLNLTLSQTQLQQNIFLHSGMECGNVLRGISDGMAEISWYLPSGKSNTDIFPEAAAFINLRGDAETYQGHTRFLAKVSAALFIFIDVIGETEREFLTSLAQSPAKLILIVNTHISEKHITPEQVNKLFKDLKLQPQQCIVRTNVNENKFVEKLRSQIKQVIPRSDGDQSFLSLEQMADIARESGIQVDEHQPEIQLAKDLTSKPQREADPGDGREPEDPCHQHSPGLPEGMIDVPPAGNNQAENQSPLQLVRDLGLQDHYPHKLSLVSMREVSWDKLDNSKPTRPEDLPWRFLQMILSANSLARNPEWPPAQSSKDNNDDVEDFSYLFLAQGPGDSGMNPLDIIAAIFLCADHSLQQELMLKMSLCQLALPFLLPEGHSYPRDKVRGPMEGPGATLLLWAMRPIVKMWCPQSSPRSSRFVEMPIVTAPMPTVSFLRLGRCTVSKSRVLNLTLSQTQLQQNIFLHSGMECGNVPRGISDGMAEISWYLPSGKSNTDIFPEAAAFINLRGDAETYQGHTRFLAKVSAALFIFIDVIGETEREFLTSLAQSPAKLFLIVNTHISEKHITPEQVKKLFKDLKLQPQQCIVRTNVNEAKLVEKLRSQIEQVILMRDRDQSFLSLEQMGDIARESGIQVDEHQPEIQRAKDLTKILGSLDPADITGYKKRVLPFHGEPWQGLSKVEKEKCRMKLRGDRSTETYNHELDQEKKRIRETQLRQSLSEEMQMFIDHLTGPCGDDRAISLQWLKLMLDSKSREIMAGLRRDYKELSKDSMQKVKELKDMDQKMTDSSLGLEHFMRELGQVYELSVTQHNIKQQTQIHPHVLQLPGVAAELLLDGFPLELIDGDVSNVPVSWITAVLEAVAEKVGRASRVFVLTVIGVQSTGKSTLLNTMFCLRFAVSSGRCTRGAYMQLMKVTGSLAEELGCDFILVIDTEGLRAPELATLTDSYEHDNELATFVVGLSNITLVNIGMENIAEMKDILQIVVHSLLRMKLTGKRPKCIFVHQNVGDVSAHDQNLRGRQKLLEQLDKMTEAAAKLEKLEGVTFCDVMEYDADKDNWYIPGLWQGTPPMAAVNTGYSEHVFQLKNSLIQCLLKGKAEQGALTIPDFTKWVTGLWEQVKHENFIFCFQNSLFAEAYNQLSVMYKGWEWELRKYTHSWGNEAENRVNNASGDLNQLLQTLEREIRREINKREGETLDKLKALFESGADNVQLMEKYREEFKLSISSLCTRLQYDSMQRCRDAVNRRVGLQEVDDIWNKFHQKIEQQVKELLLKCKGSNQELGDKELQTAFGKMWQDTLSQLDYQPCRERNIELEIENLLRDHTAAQGRVINEILERKSLSKRGTQCFQIEGKHINTTWMRNVKTTIGISSHQKDINRAAMITRSLEIECHQWISNITKMDMNYDIKYCIDLLNIIEEKINNISHPNFTMSEEFRAEFKLHLCGYAVPRFQEMQTRFIQKHDPRQRLGNMKGQYFDLFMDIYTEQDENQRQAQRFAQSCFLPALRDATLKALSVNIVDDMKQNDPKRKYSLRNNFTVALLVHLKQRGTFDGYHRYITDLENLAKDWLHQQVIEHCRTQRDGESTFTRLAKGILTQITGQAKEVVEDAVMQNFAGNVQSFLDMFVEKLNTRISMPKDEMNLVLFHGDGDGKKWAEAVLPSIEEVEQRLLNEVTGWDVQAKIGELSIKPNEELFKGLFSCTKKCPFCEVFCDSETPVHSQHSCKQHRPEGLNGYHFIKSERLVTDVCTASVAGNGSFKNEATNGELKPFKDYQTVNDYYKSWIIQREISAQAASYWKKVFYTFNKKFAEIYGAKPAEIDEAWNIDWDVVREDLNKTYNTDIQSW